TTTCAGAAATACCATCGTTAGGATGAATCCTGAAATGCAGTATACAAACAATCAGAAAAAGCAAACCAACATGTCATCAATAACCATGATATAGAAGTTGCCAAAAATTCGGTCCAAACAAAGTTGATTCGTCAAGTTTTTATCGTAAAATAACTCAGACAATGACACCTAATTCAGACTAAATATTAAATAATTGACCGAGTCAAAAGCAACATCAACGATCAGCCTTTTAAACAGCATAAATCTCTGCTTTAAATTACAAACTGATCAAACCACCCTATCACTGATTTTTACTATTACTGTCCTATCAGACAGTAATTTTTTTTATCTCGCATTATCTATCAATGATACAAATGAGGTGTAACCAACCTATTATCTTATTACTGAATTTTCTGATTAAAGTAAAGAGTTCTGAATCTAGTATAATAAAAGATCCAAAGTATAAACCAGGGCAAATTCATAATCAAAAATACTAAAATCATTTCGCCATCGATTTTAAGCTCTACCATCTGAAATAAATAATATCCAAGAGAAAGTATCGGAAAGAAAAACCAGCATAAACCTGATTTTACCGTAGACTGAAATGGTTGCAAAAGCGATAATAAGCTGCTGAATGATACTATACTCATGAACAATATCCAAAATACGGTAATTCCGTACACCAGCCCACTCATATCGCAATTTCTTGGATGTTCTCTTACAGGCTCTCTCGTTAATGTCATAAATACAATGAGAAGGATCATTGAAACGACAGTTGAGATCAGCCAGGTTTTCAATATTGATAATAGAATGTATTTATTTTTTGACATTAAATTCCGCTTTAAATGCTAAAGTAATAATAACTATTCGATTGACAAAAATCCTATTCCCTTCGTTCTCTGACTGATATTTAATAATTTGTTAAAGATACCATGCTCATATTATCTATAATTTTGACAAAATATCAGTTATCATGTTATACATCATTATGGTAGTTGTACTACAGGCACTTATCACCCTCACCCTATTGCTCTATCTCATTAAAAACAGGGAATCTGTTCTGAATATGCTGTTATTGTATATCGGAGTGGTAGCATTGGATATGGGCTATGAATATTTCATTATTCAGAGATTCGGCTATGAATCTGTTCTGTATGAAATTCCTGGAAGCCTACGCGTGTTTAAAGGACTCATTTTCCTATATATTACCACCTACTTAATTCATGCAAAATGGAGAGACCGACTTAAATACCTGATCATTCCACTTACATTAGTGGTTGTTCACCATGCCATTGCTTTGACAGCCAAAATCTTTGATTTATCCTGGGCGGATATGGCCATAAAATCTTACCAGGTTTATTTTGCATACTACAGCTATTATTGGGTGGCATGTCTTGCTACCTGTATTTATTTCCTGACCAAATACCGTAAAAACATTACCCATCCAGTAGCCAGTAATTTTCGTTATCTGGTTTATTATGTATTAATGGGAGTATTGATTTTTTGGACGGTTTATCAACTGGGCTGGGATACACTGATCTATCAGAAGATATACAGTTTACTATTCCTTTTCCAATTTGGATGGATTTTGTATGTTTATATTTTAACGTACCAGCACAGAATTTTGGAACAACAGAATAGATCTCATTTTTCTGCTCCTAAAGAAACCTATCAGTATAAGGACCTTTCAAAAATAGATTTTGAGACAGTACAAAATGCCGTTGTTACCTTTTATAAGGAAAGTAACGAGTATCTTGATGAAGAGTTTACTCTCGATCAGCTTTCCAGCCATTTAAAAATAAGCAAATCCGATTTAAGTATTACCTTTAATAAACACCTCAATACCAACTTCCACGAATATACCAACAGAAACCGTATACAACATTTTAAACAGATATTATCGGAAGATCCTTCTGCAAGTGTCATTGATCTTGCATTTCAATGTGGTTTTAAGTCCAAATCAACTTTTTATAAATATTTTAAGAAAGAATTTGATTGTCTGCCTTCTCAGCTCATCCATTAAGTTACAATTATTTAATATTAGTAACCTATTGATTTACAAAACAGTTCACCTCGAACTCAACAGAAATAGTAGTCTGAAATTTAAATGAACTAAAACTGTTTGGCGAGCGGACATCTTTGCATAAAATTTCACTAAGATGTCACGAGAAAGTCTTTTTCTAACAAAAGCAGCATTTTTTCTTTTGGGCCCTTTCGCCTTTGCACAAACCTCAGTTCACGGAACTGTAGTAGACAGCCAGGGAAACCTGCCCAATGCCCTGGTATATATTGAAAACAGCAGTCAAAAGGTTACCTCCAATACTGATGGATCTTTTGTTCTGAATAATATTCATGATGGCAACTACAACCTTGTTGTAGAATACAAAGGATATGATACCGTTTACATTCCTTTTAACGTAACAGACAAAAAGGAAGTTGATCTTGGATTGGTTAAATTCGGAGCCAGGCTTAAGGAAAACAGTATTCAGGAAGTAGTGGTTACCAGTGTTTACAAAGCCTCGCAAGCCAGAGCTATCACGATGAAGAAAAATTCTAATACCATCACGGAAGTTCTTTCTGCTGATGCCATTGGAAAACTTCCGGATCGTAATGCAGCAGATGCCGTACAAAGGATGCAGGGAGTATCCATTGAGCGTGATATGGGGGAAGGACGCTTTGTGGCGGTAAGAGGAACTCCTATACAATGGACAGCTTCTACTTTAAATGGTAACAGAATGCCTAGTGCGAGCGGAGATAATGCCAATCGCGGGGTGCAAATGGATATTTTCCCGTCAGAACTTATTCAGAATGTTCGCTTATCTAAAGCTTTAACTCCGGATTTGGATGGAGATGCTATTGGCGGAAATGTAGATTTCATTACCAAAACTTCTCCCAATAAGGAAACCCTAGCGATCAGTATGTCTTCCGGGTATGTTAATATGTCAAAATCGCCAACGTATAATTCCTCTATTGTTTACGGAAACAAGATTACCAATAAACTGAAATTTATCTCTTCTGCTGTGATCTGGGAGCGCTCTACCGCTATAGATCAAATGAGAAATATTTTTAACTACGGACTGAAAGATAAAACAGCCTCCTACTCTATCAATCAGCTGCAGCTTCGCGATTATTTAGCCAACCGGAGAACACTCGGGTTTAATATGGGATTGGATTATGAAATAAACAGCAGGAATAAACTCTATTTTAAAGGCTTATACAGCCAATATAAAGATGGCCAATCTGTAAGGGAAACCTATTTTAATTTTGACAATAAAAATGTAACGCTTCAAGCACGCCATGCGGATTACCTTACCGATCTGTATTCTATGCAACTGGGTGGAAATCATCAGGTAGGACAGCGTCTGGAAGTAAACTGGTCCTTATCCAAAGCACGTTCAGAATTCAGATTCAATTCTCCGAAAAATCTGGACAAAAATGAAAGAGGTTATCCTATGGTCAATTTTATACAACCTATGACCTACGGAAACCTTTTTACAGATGG
This Chryseobacterium sp. G0162 DNA region includes the following protein-coding sequences:
- a CDS encoding helix-turn-helix transcriptional regulator, yielding MLYIIMVVVLQALITLTLLLYLIKNRESVLNMLLLYIGVVALDMGYEYFIIQRFGYESVLYEIPGSLRVFKGLIFLYITTYLIHAKWRDRLKYLIIPLTLVVVHHAIALTAKIFDLSWADMAIKSYQVYFAYYSYYWVACLATCIYFLTKYRKNITHPVASNFRYLVYYVLMGVLIFWTVYQLGWDTLIYQKIYSLLFLFQFGWILYVYILTYQHRILEQQNRSHFSAPKETYQYKDLSKIDFETVQNAVVTFYKESNEYLDEEFTLDQLSSHLKISKSDLSITFNKHLNTNFHEYTNRNRIQHFKQILSEDPSASVIDLAFQCGFKSKSTFYKYFKKEFDCLPSQLIH